From a region of the Etheostoma cragini isolate CJK2018 chromosome 20, CSU_Ecrag_1.0, whole genome shotgun sequence genome:
- the marcksb gene encoding myristoylated alanine-rich protein kinase C substrate b, which produces MGAQISKTAGKEEAAVEKPAEGAAVAAKTNGQENGHAKTNGDASPTAEEADKADVQANGSTPTEDAPKEEGDKVEVVEANGEKEPAATNGEASAKAEEGTPSSSEDGKQKKKRFSFKKPSFKLSGFSFKKTKKESEEAVEEGEGAAAEPAEGEKAASEEAAAEEAKPAEAAEEGAKEAEAEEPKAEEGVKAEEPPAAAEEKPAEASPTEPETAASPEATAE; this is translated from the exons ATGGGAGCACAAATTTCCAAAACCGCTGGAAAAGAGGAAGCTGCGGTAGAAAAGCCAGCAGAAGGTGCAGCTGTTGCTGCAAAGACAAACGGACAG gagaatggccacgccaagaccaACGGGGACGCCTCTCCAACTGCAGAGGAGGCCGACAAAGCAGATGTTCAGGCCAACGGCAGCACTCCCACCGAGGACGCGCCAAAAGAAGAAGGCGACAAAGTAGAAGTTGTCGAGGCCAATGGCGAGAAGGAGCCCGCCGCCACAAACGGAGAGGCTTCTGCCAAGGCGGAGGAAGGCACTCCATCCAGCAGCGAGGACGGcaagcagaagaagaagcgtTTCTCCTTCAAGAAACCCTCCTTTAAGCTCAGCGGCTTCTCGTTTAAGAAGACCAAGAAAGAGTCCGAGGAGGCAGTAGAGGAGGGAGAAGGAGCAGCTGCAGAACCAGCCGAGGGAGAGAAGGCGGCATCAGAGGAAGCAGCCGCTGAGGAGGCCAAACCAGCTGAGGCTGCTGAGGAGGGAGCCAAGGAGGCTGAAGCTGAGGAGCCAAAGGCTGAGGAAGGGGTCAAGGCAGAAGAACCacctgcagcagcagaggagaAACCCGCTGAAGCTTCACCTACTGAACCAGAGACGGCAGCCAGTCCAGAGGCAACGGCTGAGTAA
- the LOC117935693 gene encoding glycine-rich RNA-binding protein 1-like yields the protein MSEDGKLFIGGLSYDTNEDSLAEAFSKYGNIEKVDVILDRETGRSRGFGFVTFDNSEDAKDAMEGMNGKTLDGRTIRVDEAGKGGGRSRGGGFGSGRGGRGGGGFGGRDRGGGGYGGGGGYGDRGDRSYGDRSSSNEGRYGGGGGRGGGGGYRSRGSYSSGGYGERSGGYRDQHD from the coding sequence ATGTCGGAAGATGGTAAATTGTTCATCGGTGGACTGAGCTACGACACCAACGAGGACTCCCTGGCTGAGGCCTTCAGCAAATATGGCAACATCGAGAAAGTGGACGTGATCCTAGACCGAGAGACGGGGAGATCCCGCGGTTTTGGCTTTGTGACTTTCGATAATTCAGAAGATGCCAAAGATGCAATGGAGGGCATGAACGGCAAGACTCTAGATGGTCGGACTATTCGCGTCGATGAAGCAGGAAAGGGCGGCGGGCGCTCCAGAGGAGGAGGCTTCGGATCGGGCCGAGGAGGACGAGGCGGTGGTGGATTCGGCGGCCGTGACCGAGGAGGCGGAGGATACGGTGGTGGAGGAGGATATGGAGACAGGGGCGACAGAAGCTACGGCGACAGAAGCTCCAGTAACGAGGGGAGATatggcggcggcggcggccgTGGTGGCGGAGGCGGCTACAGGAGTCGCGGTTCATACTCGAGTGGAGGATACGGCGAGCGCTCTGGGGGATACCGCGATCAACACGACTAG
- the col10a1a gene encoding collagen, type X, alpha 1a: MDLRVACIVLLMVALAAAHGKGYVVKKVVKAAPQYEPYSVKSHVVSVAGEPGAPGEPGPEGPAGPPGSPGEDAVGLPGPQGPPGPPGSPGRSIAGKPGSPGGPGKPGSDGAPGAKGDTGAPGPQGPRGVPGSAGSPGPAGLSASGKPGPSGFPGAMGPRGEPGLKGHPGIPGLPGAKGDRGVGYQGPQGETGPQGPVGAPGQPGEPGVGKPGKPGTDGEPGKSGSPGRDGAQGPMGPQGPKGHTGAPGVGMPGKPGENGAPGLPGAAGPKGHQGPAGATGAPGVPGYGKPGANGEKGERGATGSPGATGAKGEQGPTGYTGATGPTGPNGPAGPQGATGFPGEPGVAGSKGDTGATGAQGPKGNKGDQGAQGFAGKQGYPGAAGPPGPRGATGPTGDKGHTGAPGTPGAPGIPGPAGPKGHPGRSGEPGASGSDGAPGPRGPAGSPGPAGAPGLKGHPGLPGPSGPAGLAAKGIPGPQGPPGAPGQDGADGPMGPAGPAGPPGPPGEVVFEKGMGMGEVMVKSPMSAFTASLTTPYPAAGSPIKFDHIVYNAENHYDPESGIFTCHVPGVYYFSYSIHVNGAHALVALYKNGQPVMFTYDEYSKGFLDQMSGSAVLLLDEQDTVYVQIPDDEANGVFAAENVHCSFSGFLIAST; encoded by the exons ATGGACCTGCGAGTAGCATGCATCGTCCTCCTCATGGTGGCCCTGGCAGCAGCCCATGGGAAAGGGTATGTGGTGAAGAAAGTGGTGAAGGCCGCCCCTCAGTACGAGCCCTACTCTGTGAAGAGCCATG TGGTGTCGGTGGCAGGGGAGCCTGGTGCTCCAGGTGAGCCTGGCCCTGAGGGACCTGCTGGCCCTCCTGGCTCCCCAGGTGAGGACGCCGTAGGTCTGCCTGGACCCCAAGGACCTCCTGGACCTCCCGGATCTCCTGGACGCTCCATTGCTGGCAAACCTGGATCCCCAGGGGGACCTGGCAAACCTGGCAGCGATGGAGCACCTGGTGCCAAGGGAGACACTGGCGCCCCTGGCCCTCAAGGACCAAGGGGAGTCCCTGGATCCGCTGGAAGCCCTGGACCCGCTGGCCTCTCTGCTTCTGGCAAGCCTGGACCTTCAGGTTTTCCTGGAGCAATGGGACCTAGAGGAGAGCCTGGTCTGAAAGGACATCCAGGTATTCCTGGTCTGCCAGGTGCTAAGGGTGATAGAGGGGTGGGATATCAAGGACCTCAGGGTGAGACAGGACCACAAGGACCTGTGGGCGCACCTGGACAACCAGGTGAGCCTGGAGTTGGAAAGCCAGGAAAACCAGGTACGGACGGTGAGCCAGGAAAGTCAGGTAGCCCAGGTAGGGATGGAGCCCAAGGTCCTATGGGACCACAGGGACCTAAGGGACACACTGGTGCCCCAGGTGTAGGTATGCCAGGCAAACCAGGTGAGAACGGTGCCCCAGGTCTACCTGGAGCAGCTGGCCCTAAAGGCCATCAGGGACCTGCTGGAGCCACTGGTGCCCCTGGAGTCCCCGGATACGGAAAGCCAGGTGCAaatggagagaagggagagaggggggctACAGGTAGCCCAGGTGCAACAGGCGCAAAGGGTGAGCAGGGTCCAACAGGATATACCGGTGCTACCGGCCCAACTGGCCCCAATGGTCCTGCTGGACCTCAGGGTGCAACAGGATTCCCTGGTGAGCCCGGTGTTGCCGGCTCTAAAGGTGACACAGGTGCAACTGGAGCTCAAGGACCTAAGGGAAACAAGGGAGATCAGGGAGCACAGGGTTTCGCAGGCAAGCAGGGTTATCCAGGCGCAGCTGGTCCTCCTGGGCCCAGAGGAGCAACTGGGCCCACAGGTGACAAAGGTCATACAGGTGCCCCAGGTACCCCAGGTGCCCCAGGTATTCCAGGCCCTGCTGGACCCAAAGGTCATCCCGGCCGTTCAGGTGAGCCAGGTGCTTCTGGTTCTGATGGTGCTCCAGGTCCCAGAGGACCTGCTGGGTCTCCAGGTCCCGCAGGTGCTCCCGGCCTTAAGGGACATCCAGGTCTCCCTGGTCCTTCCGGCCCTGCTGGTTTGGCTGCTAAGGGTATCCCCGGACCTCAGGGTCCCCCTGGTGCACCCGGTCAGGATGGTGCTGATGGACCTATGGGCCCAGCTGGCCCTGCTGGTCCCCCTGGTCCTCCTGGTGAGGTTGTGTTTGAGAAAGGCATGGGAATGGGTGAGGTTATGGTCAAGTCCCCCATGTCTGCTTTCACTGCATCTCTGACTACCCCATACCCTGCTGCTGGCAGCCCAATTAAGTTTGACCACATTGTGTACAATGCTGAGAATCACTATGACCCTGAATCTGGCATTTTCACTTGCCACGTTCCTGGAGTTTACTACTTCTCCTACAGCATCCATGTCAATGGCGCTCATGCCCTGGTGGCTCTGTATAAGAACGGCCAGCCTGTTATGTTCACTTATGATGAGTATAGCAAGGGCTTCCTGGACCAGATGTCCGGTAGTGCTGTCCTCTTGCTCGATGAGCAAGACACAGTCTACGTCCAGATCCCCGATGATGAGGCAAATGGGGTCTTTGCCGCTGAGAATGTCCACTGCTCTTTCTCTGGGTTCCTCATTGCTTCAACGTGA